The following proteins are encoded in a genomic region of Oncorhynchus kisutch isolate 150728-3 linkage group LG6, Okis_V2, whole genome shotgun sequence:
- the cdipt gene encoding CDP-diacylglycerol--inositol 3-phosphatidyltransferase: MAEENIFLFVPNLIGYARIVLALLAFYLMPCCPVPAVFFYLLSALLDAFDGHAARALNQGTKFGAMLDMLTDRCATMCLLVNLALLYPSYTFLFQISMSLDIASHWLHLHSSMMKGSTSHKAIDLSGNPILRLYYTSRPVLFVMCMGNELFFCLLYVSYYIEEPHVWLQWLLGVCAVVCVLKSAISVLHLITASRNMAAIDVSDRERERSKAE; encoded by the exons ATGGCCGAGGAAAACATCTTCCTTTTCGTTCCGAATTTGATCG GCTATGCCCGCATCGTGCTGGCTCTGCTTGCCTTCTACCTGATGCCATGCTGTCCCGTACCAGCTGTGTTCTTCTACCTGCTCAGTGCCCTCCTGGATGCCTTTGATGGGCACGCCGCCCGCGCCCTCAACCAAG GCACTAAGTTTGGTGCGATGCTGGACATGTTGACAGACCGCTGTGCCACCATGTGTCTCCTGGTCAACCTAGCTCTTCTTTACCCCTCCTACACCTTCCTCTTCCAGATCAGCATGAGCCTGGACATCGCCAGCCACTGGCTGCACCTGCACAG ctcaATGATGAAGGGATCCACCAGCCACAAGGCCATTGATCTATCTGGAAACCCCATTCTTCGCCTCTACTACACTTCCCGT CCGGTGCTGTTTGTCATGTGTATGGGGAACGAGCTTTTCTTCTGCCTGCTCTACGTCTCCTACTACATTGAGGAACCCCATG TGTGGCTGCAGTGGCTGCTTGGTGTCTGTGCCGTGGTGTGTGTGCTGAAGTCTGCCATCAGCGTTCTGCACCTGATCACTGCCTCCAGGAACATGGCTGCCATCGACGTGTCCGAccgtgagagggagaggagcaaggccgagtga